The uncultured Desulfuromonas sp. genome has a segment encoding these proteins:
- a CDS encoding Maf family protein has product MSRTLVLASTSPYRQQLLRQLNLPFTAVAPQGEEILDQQVAPELLVKHLALQKANSIRDRFDDALIIGSDQVFVDPRGRILGKPGDAAGACRQLKMMAGQTHVFYTGLALVDCRTVQTLVDYVTFSVTLRPLTTEQIGYYVEQEKPWDCAGSFKIEGLGISLMERMAGDDYSSLIGLPLIRLTTMLAECGVDVLAPRPRVCR; this is encoded by the coding sequence GTGTCTCGAACCCTTGTTCTTGCTTCGACCAGTCCCTACCGTCAGCAACTGCTGCGCCAGTTGAATCTTCCGTTCACCGCCGTTGCGCCTCAGGGGGAGGAAATCCTTGATCAGCAGGTGGCTCCCGAGTTGCTGGTCAAACATCTGGCCCTGCAAAAAGCCAACAGCATTCGTGACCGTTTTGATGATGCCTTGATTATCGGTTCAGATCAGGTGTTTGTCGATCCGCGCGGCCGTATTCTCGGTAAGCCCGGTGATGCGGCCGGCGCCTGTCGTCAGCTGAAAATGATGGCCGGGCAGACCCATGTTTTTTACACCGGGCTGGCCCTCGTTGACTGCCGCACCGTCCAGACGCTGGTGGACTATGTGACCTTTTCCGTGACCCTGCGCCCGCTGACCACGGAGCAGATCGGCTATTATGTTGAGCAGGAGAAACCCTGGGATTGTGCCGGGTCCTTCAAGATTGAGGGGCTGGGTATTTCGCTGATGGAGCGGATGGCGGGGGACGACTACTCCAGTCTGATTGGTTTGCCGCTGATTCGTTTAACGACCATGTTGGCCGAGTGCGGTGTCGATGTTCTGGCGCCCCGGCCCCGAGTGTGTCGCTGA